CCACAAATCTGCTCCGGGGAAGTCCTCTTAGCCTTCTTGAGCTTGGGCTTAGAGCCCAACTTCTTATAACCAACCTTCCAACGTGGCCTACTAACTGAGGATATCTTGCACTGGCCCATTTTCAGCCCAACAGAAGATCTCCTTCTCCAGCCCACGTTTGACCCACTCACCCAATCCAGCCAAACTCCAACCTGTTCAAGAATCTTTCTGCAGACTCTGACATCGCTGTCCCTGCTACTGCACTTTCTGACTTTTCGCACGTTGAAACCATCGCCACCGAGGTCTTTCCCGGCCGGAACCAAACGGCTCTTCTCCCAGACGTAACAGTCCACCGCCTGCCGAATAATCTCGCAGGACCGGTCCTTTAACGTGAGCTGCTCCTCGCACCAGGCCGCCTCCTCCTGCGCGACCTTATTCCTGTCACCAGATGCAGAGATGGATGGCGACGAGCGAACCGCCTCCGCGAAAGACAGAGATCCCGCAGCCTTCCCGAACCAAACCCCCACCTTCTTCCCCCTTAACTTCTCTTCCGGCGAGGAACCACCGGGCCCGCGCCCAGCCGCATTACCAACCACTACTAAGGCCTTACGCAGCTCAGAGATGAACTTGATCCAGCCCCATCCATCCAGCCCCATCCACGCAGCTCGGTGACTTTTAAATGGGGGTTTGGTTCATTTTTATGAACTCCCAATGCATACTTGTTGAAAAGATGGTTCCAGtctctaaaattatttgttaaaaaaaagtacTGCCTATAAAGATTTGTATTGATATATGTTTGATAGATTAAGGGGCGCCTTCCGGTTTTTTATTGCGATTggattattacttataaaaaaaaaatgtttatagaTTATTCACTTGCGAGAAGTTTTAAGGTGGTGAGACAATGACCTAGTGGGTAAATCATATTCTGACTGTACTGAGTAGATATGTGCTTCAGAGTCCTTAAATGAATGTATATAGGAAGTTTAGGCTATGAGATATGAGATACATTGtataattacttatcaaaaaaagatacATTTGTATAATTTCATCTACAAAAGATGTTGGCACCTTACGTAAATAAGCACAATCAAATTTTGTGCAAGGATAAAGGTGATGTCTTTGCTATGtgttactttatttatttatttttaagatttgaaGATGTTGTCAGGTTTAGGATATCTAATATCTAGTGTGGATGGCGATGGACACTAGTAATGTGGTGGTGTAGTGAAGGGTAGCACAATGGTGATTGGTTTGTTTTTTGTCTAACGTTATGAATATGGCATCATAATATATTCACTCTAAAAGAAAGGCGgagaatattattttaattccaaGGGGTTGGATTAAGTGGTAAGGGCCTTGGTCTTGGTGGCATCCCAATCAGGTTTAGGGTTCGAATCTCCTTGGGTGCAAATAATTCCTTAGGGCCATGCCCTTTGGCAAAGTCGAAGTTTGACCTGATCCATTTAGAGGGGGCGCTTTGCATAGGTTCAGGGTTTTCCCGACAGGGGTGATTATGCCTTGGAGTGGTTCCCcgtcataaaaaaaagaagtatataACACAAGATGTAAATTGTACCCTCCTTTATTTCTTGACTATAATGATTAAACGACAACAATTCCTGGTGTATATGAGAGAATGTAATTGCTTGTATGGTACTCATGTATTTACCAAATAACAACAAAACTGTAGTAATCGCTTTTGGTAACGTATTCATCTAAATGTAAGGTATAATCTTTTGAATTTGTTATTTCATATCTTGGCTAAATCTCTAAGGGGATCAAAGCTTTACAATCAATTTGGTGTTTGGAACGATATATTATGCAACAGATATGTTAGGTGAGAATGCAATTGATCTTTGTAGTGctttttatgttttagttttatcGATCAAGCTTGGTGTTTGGTTTGACCCTCGAAGCTGTGTGCTAATTTGTTTCTAAACAATAGGTAAGAAGGCAATCGCATTTGTGTCTTCGAGATTCCTTATCAAGATTTCAGGAAGCATCAGCGCTGGCATCTGCAAGTGAAGGGATTGTGAAGATATTTGAAAGGTCTCTTTTGCTTGCAGGTGGATCAAAAACGAATGCCACTGAAGGATCCAAAGGAGCTCAGGAGGTCCTTTATGTTTTGGATGCTTTGAAAGAGTGTCTTCCCCTTATATCAATGAAGTATAGAACGAGCGTCCTCAAGCGCTTCAAAACTCTAATGGAATTGCACCAACCCCTTGTCACAAGGCGCATAGCAGATAgtttgtattttcttcttcttgtcccAGATCTAGATGTTTCTCCTGAGGCATTGTGCGATTTGATAAGCTCAATAGCTTTGTCTGTCTCCACGAATGAGACATCTGTGGATGCTATGACATTCGCTGCTCGCCTGCTTGATGTTGGAATGAGTAAAATGTATTCACTTAATAGGGAATTATGCGTAACAAAGCTCCCTGTTGTATTCAATGCATTCAaaggtttgttttttttctttttgggatgtAATTATGTTCACTTTTCTTGGATTAGAGAACCTTTCTCCAAGTTAGTGCTTGTATCAATTTTAACTATCAGCTAAACAAAAGTGACAATGATCTAGTATATTTCTCTCTTTCGTATTTGCAGATATTTTGGCATCTGAACATGAGGAGGCCATATATGCAGCCATGAATGCATTGAAGAGTCTGATAAATGCTTGCATTGATGAAAAATTGATCAAACAGGGTCCACACAATGATGCAAGGAGGTTTGAGCCTACTATCATTGAAAAATTATGTATAACTATCGAAAGCTTACTTGATTATCACTATGCTGCTGTTTGGGACATAGCATTTCAAGTTGTTTCAACATTGTTTGATAAATTAGGTAATCCCTTGGCTGTTtctaagttctttttttttagtcctGTTCACTTTGAGATTTCTATTTGATTGCCAGTTGTTTGTGTTAGAAATATTGCATGTATAGAAGATCAAGCCATCCGATGTTGCGTGTAGGGATGATCTTCCTCATTCTTTCATCAGATGGTTTGTGCATCATTTCGATATCACATCTTCTACTATGttgtatgtttatttttatgttcatgGGTCTAAATTTATAATGTTATCACAACTTTTATCATACAGGGCATTATTCTTCTTATCTTTTGAGGGGGATCCTTAGCAGCTTGGCTGACATGCAGAAGTTGCCTGATGAAGATTTTCCTTTCAGGAAACAGGTATTGTTGTTTTTCAAGTTATAAGTATTCTTGCATTGTATTATAGCTTTTAATGGCCCTATAACATCATCGTTTTGATGTAACCCTCTGTAAGTGTTTGGGAGTTGTTATGACAGCTAAGTGTTAGAATTTGTTGTTCTGATACGTTCAGAATTTTATGGCTTACCTGGCAGCACACATAGCAGTACTGAATCCCCAAGACAACAGTGAATAAGGAGTAGAATCTCCATATTTATTTCCCTActtgttttagctaataaggaatgtatttccactagtttatttccttcctagttaattttattgaatgatgtaatgacggctagacctaatggttatgtcttatgacctagccgtcttctatatgagtgtaaccctaatcaataaaatattatgctgaattattatcaaacctaAAATCTTTGTTGGTATCTTGGAGGTCACGGCTCCCTcaaagtagccattggagatcacgacTCTCTCAAAGTAGCCTATAtccctttttcctttgttctgttactatttgattgcatcaagtggtatTAGAGTAAGGTTGATTGATTTCTACAATAATCTCCGATCCACACCATCACCATGTCTTTCCAATTTTTCTGGAATGAAGAGGAACAAGCAAGGCTAGAAAAGATGCTGTCAAAATTCATCGCGTGGAAAGATGAATCTAGCAAGCCCCACCCATAACACCTATCTCACCAGCTACCACCGtcacaaaaaagaggaagaaacgAGTGGTTGAAGCAACAAAAATCCATCCACACTGACGTCCCACCAAACCATCGTCGACCGGCTGCAGATCAGCCCATTCCAGCCGCACATCTAGAAATCACCAAATCCAGGCCTCTAGATGCGACGTTAACCACCATGCCGCTGAAGGCTTCCCACTGTCAAGTCTTCCGCTGTCGCCGGCCACCCCACACGCAATAATTATTACATCACAGCCCAGTTGTCACACTctcataaataaaagaaagaagggacgtgtttttgcttggtttaggaactaaagaaggaaagaaaagttgttgtTGATGTGGCTGCTGCTATACAAGTTGGATTTTATGATATTGGCATTGGAGCTGGCTTGGAATCCATGACTGTTGATTCAATGGCATGGAACGGGTATGTCAACCCAAAAGTAAAGATCTTTGAACCAGTCCAAAATTGCCTTCTTCCCATGGGTGTCACCTCAGAAAATGTTCCACAACGTTTTGGTGTAACTAGGCAAGATCAAGATCAGGCTGCAGTTGAGTCACATAGGCGAGCTGCTACTGCTACTGCCTCTGGTAAATTCAAAGATGAAATTATTCCTGTGCCCACCAGGATTGTTGACCCGAAAATGGGCGAGGAGAAACCTGTTACAATCTCTATTGATGATGGGATTCAACCTAACGCAACATTGTCAGACCTGGCAAAGCTGAAGCCTGTGTTCAAGAAAGAGGGAACCACCACTGAAGGCAATTCTAGCCAAGTGAGTGATGGTGCTGGGGCTGTTCTCCTCATGAAGAGAAGTGTTGCATTGCAAAAAGGATTACCCATCCTTGGTGTATGCAGGACTCTTGTCGGTGTTGGTGTCGATCCAACAATTCATGGagtaatttttacaaaaccagAACTGAAACCGAATGGGAAGAAGAGATGGAGCCAAGGGTGGAAGGGCAGGGAGTGAATTTTGCAAAACCAGAATTCTTCCTTGGGCACAAGGAAGTTGTTAGGGGGAAGGGATGATATGTTCAGAATTTTAGGGCTTACGTGGCAGCACACTTGGCAGTATCGAATCCCCAAGACATCAGTTTTTAAGGAGTAGAATCTCCATATTTCTTTCCCTAcatgttttagctaataaggaatgtattttcactAGTTTATTTCATTCCTAGTTAATTTTCCTGCATGATgtaatgacggctagacctaatggttatgtcttatggcCTAGGcgtcttctatataagtgtaactTTAATCAGTAAAATATCAtgctgaattattatcaaacttagaacctttgttggtatcttggaggtcacggctctctcgaagtagccattggaaaTCACGGCTCTCTTGAAGTAACCTATATCCCTTTTTCAtttgttcttttactatttGATAGCATCATGTTCTTTTAGAATGACTTCccctggaaaagcatttggcggaccaaggttcccttgaaagttGCTTTCTTCGCTTGGGCGGCAGCGCTAGGGAAAGATCCTTATCTTAGACAATTTCAGAATGaggcgtgtcattgtgattgatagatgttgtatgtgcaaaatgaatggggagcctgtggatcaccttcttctccattgtaaGGTCACGCGCGCTCTATGGAATGCCATCTTCATTCGCTttagtctgtcttgggttatgcctcttcgggtagtagatttattcgcttactggtggacgggtggtcgctctcggagtgcggttgcgtggaagatggttccttgttgccttttgtggtgcttgtggatgGAACATAACGATAGACAGTtcaaggacaaagaaagaaccattgaggagctcatttcctttttttttattctttgtactcttggacggctGCGTTTCTTGCCCCTTTAGTGtttagttttaatgttttccttgtattgttttcttcttcttcttagccgcctatcttgtatactccctgtataCTTAATTGTGCTTTGCGTTTTTTATTGACATTActcttatcaaaagaaaaaaagaatgactAACAGTTCATTCTTTGTGGAGCTCTGGATTTTTTCTTATTCAGTATGTCTTTGCTTTACCTCTATAGTTTTTGGTATTTACTATGAAAATAACCTTGTATCCCTACATCCTTTCATTCTTGTTTAACTGCATTGCTCAGAACCATCTTATCCAAGATGGCAAAAATTCAGAACCTTGGGCCACAAAACCATAGATCCAAGGAACTAAAacttgttttataattttacttATGAATGGTAGATATTGACTTAATGTTTTTTTGTATAACCTCTCGGAAGAGTTTATGGAGCTCAGTCCAATAGCAATTGTTTAAGGGATAGATTGCAATAACAGACCGATACTTGCAAATCATAGGgtatttaatttgttaatggGTTTCATTAATGTTGTGATCTATCCATGTTATTTGTTGACTGACATGCACAGTGTCTGCTGACTCAGCCACtactaaaaacaaaatgattaagtgtagcACTCACTTTTACTGGCAATTTACAGTTCATTGGCTGCAAACTGTGCTGATATTATGCTTCTCTTTGCTGAAGATAATGTGGAAGCCCCATTTACTTGGTTTATCTACCAGTTTTCAGCTTTGTACCATGGATTAACATTCTGATTGATCAATATGCAGCTACATGAATGCCTTGGATCAGCCCTTGGTGCATTGGGACCTGAAACTTTTTTGGGCCTTCTACCTCTTAATTTAGAGGCTGAAGACCTATCTGAGGCAAATGTTTGGCTTTTTCCAATTCTGAAGCATTATACGATAGGTGCCCATTTAAGCTTCTTCACAGATTCAGTTTTGGGTATGATTGGACTGTTGAAGCAGAAATCTCGAAAGGTAAAACCTTTCAGAGCAATTAGATGCTGTTTtcctttcttatatatatatatatgtgtgtgtgtgtgtgtgtgtgtatatatatatatgtgtgtgtgtgtgtgtgtgtatatatatatatgtgtgtgtgtgtgtgtgtgtatatatatatatatgtgtgtgtgtgtgtatatatatatatgtgtgtgtgtatatatatatgtatatatatatatgtatatatatatatatgtatatggcaTTTGCTTAATCACTTCTTGCTTTCGGCAGCTTGAGTTACAAGGACGGGCCATTTCATCAAGAACTGCAGATGCGTTTGTGTACTCTTTGTGGTCTTTATTGCCTTCATTTTGCAACTATCCTTTCGATATGGCTGAAAGTTTCAAGGATCTAAAAAAAGCTTTATGTAGTGCCCTTCATGAAGAACCTGATACTCGTGGAGTAATATGCTCCAGTTTGCAGATTCTTATTCAACAGAATAAGAAAATTTTGGAAGAGAAAAGTGAGATGCCTGATACTGAAGAAGGCATTGCCAGACAGCGAGCAGTGGCCCGTTACACCCCACAGGTTGCAGCAAAAAATATGAGTGTGCTTAAGTCATCTGCCCACGAGTTATTAAATGTTTTGTCAGGTGTCCTCCTGCAATCTAAAACAGATGATGGCGGTTCTTTACAGGTACTTGAACCATCTCAATCAATTGAGAACGCCGTTACTGTCAATCTTGGCTGCTGGCAGatagatttatttttaattttgtaataaatttatttgtgcattttctttatatatatatgtgtgtgtgtgtttattatttctttatttttagaagtgcTTTTCACTGTAGAAAAGCTAATTACAATGTTGAAGCTTGTAGCATTAACATTGTATTTTTAGGTTTGGGGTAAAGTTTATAATAATGTCGTTTGCGCCGTGCAGTCCACAATCTGTGAACTTGCTTCAATATCAGAGAAAAAAGTAGTATCGAGCTTCTTCTCTGATACAATGCAGAAGCTTTTGAAGGTTACTCAGGAGGCCAGAAAACCAGAAAATTCAAGAAATTCTAATTCTAGGCAGATTGACCATGCCTCAGATGAAAGTTCACCGTCACTTTTGAggtattcctttttcttttctttttcctattataTGTTGCTACATGTTGTCCGGGTAGCTCAATCAGCTAggaaccacgcctcatgaagcgaaaGTTAGTAGTTTGAATATCTCATTGCCCTCCCATTGGGaacaaaaaattacttataaaaaaaagtatatgttGCTACATGTTTGGTTGCACATGACAGCTTTTTGGTCTCTCTTATGTATCATTTTCAATTATAAAGTCccataattttcttgttttttacaTCAAGTGATAGGTGTTGGGGTTTGCGATATTGGCACTGTAGTTATTCCTTCATCTTATCTGCAGGGCACGGCTATTGGATTTGGCAGTTTCACTTTTACCTGGTTTGAACGCTAAAGAGATTGATGTTTTATTTGTCGCAATAAAGCCTGCATTACAGGTTAGTAAATGAGTCTATATAATTCGGTGATGTAACTTTGCTGTCTATGGAGGAAATTTCTAGAAGGCACTGCTTATAACGGAAATTTCTAGAAGGCACTGCTTATAACGGACAGGATGTTGTAATTAAGAGTGAAAAACTTTTGAACTGCAGGATGTTGAAGGTCTGATACAAAAGAAGGCGTACAAAGTTCTTTCAGTTGTTCTCaaggtatttttgtttgtaagtGCTGAGGCTTTTAGCTTTTATCTGTACCATCATGTCATTGCATATTGCAGATAATTTGTGCCCATTTTACCTTACGTAATATCATGTGTTTGTAGAATGGGAGAAACCATGATTAACCGATAGAAGTTGGTTGGTTTACCTGGCTTAAAGTCGTAGTAGTAGCAGGCGAATCCCAGACATCAGAATGTGCATTTTGTTTTGTGTATTATTCACCATAATTTCTCCTATATTTAGAAGAGCCATTATAATTAAGGCATCTTTTAGCCACGTCAAAAACTTTCATGTCCTTCTCTTCAAATAAATTTGTCTGACCTATGGATCTCTTTTGTGTGGGGGCAGAACTGTGATTGGTTTCTTTCAGCAAAGCTCGAGGAATTGCTCGGGCTTATGATTGAAGTGCTACCTTCATGCCATTTTTCCGCCAAACGTCACAGACTTGATTGCCTGTACTTTCTAGTAGTATATGTTGCCAAGGTAGTTGAAGATAGGAGTGCCATTTCTATTattattgtattattattattttaccttAAAATGCAATACTCAATTGGGTCAGGGTTCAAACTTGACAAGTGTGCAACTTAATCTTGACCTTAGAATTTATGCTCTTGTTTACAGGATAATTCAGAGCAGAGGCGACGTGACATCATTAGTTCTTTCCTAACAGAAATAATGCTTGCACTTAAAGAGGTATTCTGGGAGccttatccatttttattttatatttttctcgaCTTGCGGTTGAACATTATGCTGGTTATTCCGGGAGCCttattcatttaaatttatccTTAAATCTCTTGGACTTGGTGCTCCTTTCATGGTCGAACTTGTTTGCTTCACTTTTAAGTTTGCTGTCATTATCATTTACCTAAAGTATTAGGTTTAAAGTTTCCTTTCTCTTCTGTCTGTCTAAGATATTCTCTTTGTTActgcttaattaaaaaatttctttggcttagaaaaattattttacatgtTCTTTCTATCTTGTAATGATCCTTGTCTTGGCATATAGTTCAAGAAagtcttttgattcttttttcgATTGGTTCTATCGAAATGACGGACAGACTGCATGTTGGTTGCATTCTATGCTTTAGTTGCAGCAGTTGAGGATGTGTAATGAATAAGTGGTGTGTTGGTGGTGGTTATGGCAATGGTGGCATTGATGGTTCATTGGCTTTGTATGGTGTTCAGTCGCATCTATAAAAACATTTATTATTGAGGAAAAAATAACTGTAACTTGTGTAGGCTTgaattactctctctctctctctctcaccctcacACACAATGGCTTCTGAACATGCTGCTTTATATATTCTGATCCATCTTCTACAATAATTTTTCTTGCAggcaaataaaaaaacaagaaacagaGCATATGATATTCTTGTCCAAATTGGCCATGCATGTGGGGATGAAGAGAAAGGCGGAAATAGAGAaaacttgtttcaatttttcaacatgGTACTAATTGAACCATGTTTTGAAATTCATTACTAAACTGATTGAAGTAATGATTCTATTTAATGGACGTTTTAGATACATTTTAGAATGCCA
Above is a genomic segment from Alnus glutinosa chromosome 12, dhAlnGlut1.1, whole genome shotgun sequence containing:
- the LOC133851110 gene encoding uncharacterized protein LOC133851110 isoform X1, whose amino-acid sequence is MEDMDGTSDELCNSILSRFGNSTNEDHQHLCTVIGAMSQEFKDQNLPSTPVAYFGAACSSLDRLASEPQQPVHVVQSLLSILHIVLPRIPLAILHKKAEFLSDLLLRVLRSPLLLVDATTFGLKCVSHLLIIRDAPDWSEVSCLYDVLLGFLTDSRPKVRRQSHLCLRDSLSRFQEASALASASEGIVKIFERSLLLAGGSKTNATEGSKGAQEVLYVLDALKECLPLISMKYRTSVLKRFKTLMELHQPLVTRRIADSLYFLLLVPDLDVSPEALCDLISSIALSVSTNETSVDAMTFAARLLDVGMSKMYSLNRELCVTKLPVVFNAFKDILASEHEEAIYAAMNALKSLINACIDEKLIKQGPHNDARRFEPTIIEKLCITIESLLDYHYAAVWDIAFQVVSTLFDKLGHYSSYLLRGILSSLADMQKLPDEDFPFRKQLHECLGSALGALGPETFLGLLPLNLEAEDLSEANVWLFPILKHYTIGAHLSFFTDSVLGMIGLLKQKSRKLELQGRAISSRTADAFVYSLWSLLPSFCNYPFDMAESFKDLKKALCSALHEEPDTRGVICSSLQILIQQNKKILEEKSEMPDTEEGIARQRAVARYTPQVAAKNMSVLKSSAHELLNVLSGVLLQSKTDDGGSLQSTICELASISEKKVVSSFFSDTMQKLLKVTQEARKPENSRNSNSRQIDHASDESSPSLLRARLLDLAVSLLPGLNAKEIDVLFVAIKPALQDVEGLIQKKAYKVLSVVLKVFLFNCDWFLSAKLEELLGLMIEVLPSCHFSAKRHRLDCLYFLVVYVAKDNSEQRRRDIISSFLTEIMLALKEANKKTRNRAYDILVQIGHACGDEEKGGNRENLFQFFNMVAGGLAGETPHMVSAAVKGLARLAYEFPNLVSTACNLLPSTFLLLQRKNKEIIKANLGLLKVLVAKSQPEGLQMHLTSMVEGLLKWQDNTKNHFKAKVKHLLEILVKKCGLEAVKAVMPEEHMKLLTNIRKLKERKEKKLRAKSEARSQLSKATTSRLSKWNDTKIFSDFGDDESEGSDAEYMDARTMSGRRSKGSSQLKSKASLLRSKSRAAKNLPEHLFDQLEDEPLDLLDRQKTILSLRSKHLKRKVDLDEPELDSEGRLIIRDGEEPKKEIPSDPDLDAKSEAGSHLSVNSRRNQKRRKTSDSGGWAYTGSEYSSKKAGGDVKRKDKLEPYAYWPLDRKMMSRRPEHRAAARKGMASVVKMTKKLEGKSASIALSSKGLKFKRSQKKKGSKK
- the LOC133851110 gene encoding uncharacterized protein LOC133851110 isoform X2, which produces MEDMDGTSDELCNSILSRFGNSTNEDHQHLCTVIGAMSQEFKDQNLPSTPVAYFGAACSSLDRLASEPQQPVHVVQSLLSILHIVLPRIPLAILHKKAEFLSDLLLRVLRSPLLLVDATTFGLKCVSHLLIIRDAPDWSEVSCLYDVLLGFLTDSRPKVRRQSHLCLRDSLSRFQEASALASASEGIVKIFERSLLLAGGSKTNATEGSKGAQEVLYVLDALKECLPLISMKYRTSVLKRFKTLMELHQPLVTRRIADSLYFLLLVPDLDVSPEALCDLISSIALSVSTNETSVDAMTFAARLLDVGMSKMYSLNRELCVTKLPVVFNAFKDILASEHEEAIYAAMNALKSLINACIDEKLIKQGPHNDARRFEPTIIEKLCITIESLLDYHYAAVWDIAFQVVSTLFDKLGHYSSYLLRGILSSLADMQKLPDEDFPFRKQLHECLGSALGALGPETFLGLLPLNLEAEDLSEANVWLFPILKHYTIGAHLSFFTDSVLGMIGLLKQKSRKLELQGRAISSRTADAFVYSLWSLLPSFCNYPFDMAESFKDLKKALCSALHEEPDTRGVICSSLQILIQQNKKILEEKSEMPDTEEGIARQRAVARYTPQVAAKNMSVLKSSAHELLNVLSGVLLQSKTDDGGSLQSTICELASISEKKVVSSFFSDTMQKLLKVTQEARKPENSRNSNSRQIDHASDESSPSLLRARLLDLAVSLLPGLNAKEIDVLFVAIKPALQDVEGLIQKKAYKVLSVVLKNCDWFLSAKLEELLGLMIEVLPSCHFSAKRHRLDCLYFLVVYVAKDNSEQRRRDIISSFLTEIMLALKEANKKTRNRAYDILVQIGHACGDEEKGGNRENLFQFFNMVAGGLAGETPHMVSAAVKGLARLAYEFPNLVSTACNLLPSTFLLLQRKNKEIIKANLGLLKVLVAKSQPEGLQMHLTSMVEGLLKWQDNTKNHFKAKVKHLLEILVKKCGLEAVKAVMPEEHMKLLTNIRKLKERKEKKLRAKSEARSQLSKATTSRLSKWNDTKIFSDFGDDESEGSDAEYMDARTMSGRRSKGSSQLKSKASLLRSKSRAAKNLPEHLFDQLEDEPLDLLDRQKTILSLRSKHLKRKVDLDEPELDSEGRLIIRDGEEPKKEIPSDPDLDAKSEAGSHLSVNSRRNQKRRKTSDSGGWAYTGSEYSSKKAGGDVKRKDKLEPYAYWPLDRKMMSRRPEHRAAARKGMASVVKMTKKLEGKSASIALSSKGLKFKRSQKKKGSKK